The Candidatus Omnitrophota bacterium DNA segment GCACTGCCTCTTCATAGAAACCGTCATTTTTATATGCCTCTCCTATTTTAAATTGGGACAGATCCGCATATCGTCCGTAAGGAGCGTTCTCGACGACTTTCGTAAAGACTTCTACTGCTTTATCCATAGCCGGCAATATCTTAAGCCCCATTATTTTGGCTTTCTGGCCTTCTACGAATAAGCTGCCTATTTTATATTCCCGCTCTATGATCTCGTCGACTCTCTCGTTGTAAGGATATTTATCTATTGTTCTCTGATAAGCCAAAAAGGCCTCATAATAATCATCTATCGCTTCGTAAGAGCGGCCTGCATAATATTGAGCCGCGGGTGAATGGATAGAATTGGGGTAATTTTTTATAAGCTTTTCGAATTCGGCGATAGCCTTTGTGTATTCGCCCCCATCGTAGAAGCTCATAGCCCATTCTATTTGTTCATCGGGCGTATCTTTGACGGCGTATTTTGGATTACTCCATTTGTTATTGCGGGGCGTCCATATCCAGTAGCTAAAAGCAGAATCGGAAAGCAATATCAACGTAAATAGTATAATTAGGGTATAAAAGTATTTTTTATGCATAATAAACTTATTAACATGTTCCGAGATCATCGGATTAAATATATCACAGCCGGTTATGTTTGTCAATCCTTTCGTATGGGAGGGTAGCTGAAAAAACAAGGGCATCTGCCTATTTTATAAGTAAGAATGTACATTCAAAAATAGGCGTGTGCCCCTAAAACTTCAATACGTAGCCGTCTCTAATTTTGTTACGTATTCAGAGAGATTATTCCTGTCTTCTTTCGCGACTTCCAAAAACTGGTTGCCAATCTCGTACTGATCCCCCGAAGGAACCTTCCTTATCCATGCCACTTTGGATATTGCTTTTATTGGGCGGGGATTGGCCGGTAAAAATACTTCCACGACAAGGCGGCTGGCTAAAGGTAAAAATTCGTTTGCAATAAAACGA contains these protein-coding regions:
- the bamD gene encoding outer membrane protein assembly factor BamD — protein: MTNITGCDIFNPMISEHVNKFIMHKKYFYTLIILFTLILLSDSAFSYWIWTPRNNKWSNPKYAVKDTPDEQIEWAMSFYDGGEYTKAIAEFEKLIKNYPNSIHSPAAQYYAGRSYEAIDDYYEAFLAYQRTIDKYPYNERVDEIIEREYKIGSLFVEGQKAKIMGLKILPAMDKAVEVFTKVVENAPYGRYADLSQFKIGEAYKNDGFYEEAVLAYQKLIDDYPKSPLVEDAKYQIALSTYYVSRDPAYDQEFTDRAIDEYKRLIEETADIELNQEARTALDRLREKKAMSTFETAEFYERNGHPQSALVYYKDVAENYSDTAIAARAIEKVTRLEKRGAGSE
- a CDS encoding PilZ domain-containing protein, coding for MQYKKLRQLAEGTIGAITRDVGEGGVRFIANEFLPLASRLVVEVFLPANPRPIKAISKVAWIRKVPSGDQYEIGNQFLEVAKEDRNNLSEYVTKLETATY